The following is a genomic window from Dermacentor variabilis isolate Ectoservices chromosome 11, ASM5094787v1, whole genome shotgun sequence.
gttacgtatctcttttgtgctacctttGTCTCGCTCTTGAACCTAGGCACGAAAGTGACAGTGGACCACGAAGGACTTTTACACGTTGGTTCTGTCGGCATCGAAGGGCTTTGATAATTCAGCGAGACCGAGCTCAGCACCACAGTACTGCTACGTGAAGCAAGCGAGTAACCCGAAACTGTGGCAGCAAAGCGCATGTGTACTCGAAGAAACTCCTGCTGCAGAAGAACTGGAATCGATAGGCGTGTGCTTTCGGCTGCAAGGGCGGCACGCTTTTCTGGCGACATCGTTAGACTTCGCGCGAATAGAAATGTTTTAATGGAATTCATAGCTTTCTGGAAACTTGTTCGTAAGACGCACCTGTTGCTACCCCAGCGCCATGTTCGGATGTCATCGGTACATAAAGAGATTTCAACCGCCGTGAGAATGCACCTCTCCAGTCCAATTAGAGAGACATTAGATACCACCGGATTTGAAACACCGCACCTGGGAAGCTCCTCGATGCAGTGTGTGCGGAGCTGTATCACGAGAAGATATCCACACGGACAAGCACAGACTTTCAACTAAATCTTTTCTTGAGTCAGAGGCATTATTATAAGGAGTTCACGGCTCATGTGCAATGAAGCAACAAACCAAAAGAAAACCATTGAGACCAGGTGAGCACGTATCTTTGTTGCTTTATTGCGAATGTGTAGTAGACTCTTTATATTTACGCCTCTGACCGAAATAAAATTCTGTTGAACGTTTGGGCTTGTCCGTGTCGGTATACTGTCGTCGCCAGTATTTATTTTAACAGAACACGCTCTGCACTGATTAAGATGATCATAGCGGCGACCTGTATAAGGGATGCATTGAAGCACCCCTGCGAGCACGAGATCGAGCAAtgacttctttctttaatttggacAGCATGATTATCGGGAGCGGCTTTTCCCCGTTGTCTTATCAATTGAGTATGTGAAACCatctagcaaaaagaaaaaggcataGGTTGCGAACCAGCACGCGAAGAAAGCCACAAGAGACCAGTGCAGTGATCTTATCGCACAACTTGAGGAAAGTATTCAACCGTTATAATGAGAATTTACTTTCCAGTGCCCCTTGCAAGCTGTGTACTGTGTGTAGTCGAGTGGAAGAACACGATAGGCCCCAGTGCACCACCTATTGTAAAACAAGGTTTACAGACCGTACGGAGAACGTCATTTCCCAGATACGACTTAGCTGTGCTTAGGTATCTGTAGGACAAACGGAACAGTGTTTCAATGATCGAGCACGTTAGTACTGCAATAACGTGAAGAATGGGCATAAAAGGTATTTAGCGAGCCCATTAGAATAAGAGCGCGTGCACTCCCATGTTTTAGAAGACGATTTTTCCAGGGAAACTCAAATCTAGAGAGAGAAATTATACAGGCATTATTTATAATAGAAACTGTAGCCTGTAGCCTGTTGACGGTAGCTTCGTAATATGTCTTTGCTGGAATCAGAAAAATAAATACACATTTTGCATGACGGAGAATGACTACCATGTGCATGCCTTCGTATGCGCAGGTCAATACAGGGATGGATATATAAAGGCTAGAGTTCTTGAAATAGCAATTCGATTGGTGGCCCGCTTGTGTTCTGAGGTATCTGTGCGTCCTTGGGTCAATAGCGCCATTTGAGTGTAATTATCTGAATTGAAATATTTATTCCGTGCAGCCTGTTACCTTCGTAGTATACGCATCGCTCTACGTAAGcgttttccgaaaaaaaaagaatatttcttCTCAAGAAGCCTCTCACCCAAGCCGAGTTCGAGGAACGCCTACGTAACCATACCGAACCGCTCCTCGTTGTTAAGCGGCTCAGACGCCTGAAGATTTCAGTGCCCAACCGGAACGAAAACGGATTGCTGAACGTGAACACAACGCCACCCAATCGGAGCAAACGATGTTACCTCAACGTATTAAGACATTTCACCTTCAAGAACCACTCTCCTTCGCAATGCAAATACCACCAGTTTGCACACATGATACAAGTGGTGTCACCGTTTCGCTCCTGAAAATTAACACGATTAGTGAAAATCCTTCTTTAAGCCAAACAGCAATAGTTCATGTAATGTCGCACTCAAATGAGGTTGTCGCTGCCGCATTTCTTGTTTCTTCCGAACCATTTGTGTCTGCAGTATGGTCAACATCTTAAAAGAACATAAATTAGTGCTCGTGTGACAGAAACTTCGAAGGCATGAAAAAACATAGAATATGTTAGAATGGAAAATGGTATAATGATTCTACGGAAAATTGCCTAAACgcatctttttttcatttcagatCAAATGTTGGAATGAAGAACGCGGCTGCGACGTCGTTTTGCTTGCATCAGAGTTGAACAAGCATTTTTGCAATGACTGTGAGCACCACGCTACGTCGTGCCCTAAATGTTCAAAGCTGGTGCTGCGTAGTAAGGTGTCCGCGCATTTACAGAGCAAATGCCAAGACTATGCGGTGTCTCCGACGTCCGATGCTGTAGAAAAGTCACACAGTGACGAAAAAGCAATGATCATGGCTCTGAATGCGAGCTTAGACGTGCGAGGAGTTGAAATTAAAGACAGTCTAGACGAAGTTATTAGGGATCATATTGTCCAAAATGACCGGCTAAATGAGATCTCACATTGCATAAACACGGTCAAAGAAGCACTGCTACAAAGGCCAAGCGGAAATAGTACCTTGGATCACCTTACTTCACAATGTACAGTTACGTTATCTTCAGTTAGAGAGGTCGAGGAAAGATTGATTGACCACAGCGGAGAGACACGTGTGCTTTCGGGAACCTTAACGGATTCAATAAAAGATCTGAAGGAAGTGTTGCAGGACACCGCAAGGACATTCTCCATAAATGGCGCAGGAAGTGTTGCAGGTATTGGTGGATCGAAGGACCCTAAGAAGAAAGGACAGGGCACATTGAATAAAGAACTGGCCTTACACACAATAAACATTAAGCGATATGAGTTTCTTGTTAAGGGATACGAAGCAATGAAAAATAGCGCATATTCTGTAGGCTATCATATTTGCTGGgaagaaaaaatatacatatcTGGCTATCTCGTGTCGCCAGGACTGCACTTCAGAAAAGAGGGAGATCATGTGTTACTGCATCCTTGTATTAAGCTGCACAAGGGTGCGATCGACGAATTTCTTCGGTGGCCTTTCAGTCAGAACATTCGGGTGACCGTCAAGCATCCGTCCCAAAGCAAGAAGTGCCAGAAGGAGTGGATCAACGGCGGTGAAATTGAGTTCTTTGGAAGACCCGGAGAAGCAGCCAACACGCACTGTGAGAACCGATCAATTTCATTTAGCCTCAATGATCTTGAACGTGAAGGGTACGTCACGGAGGACAAGCTTCACGTAGTGTGGGAGCTGCTTCCGAAGCCCGTAGCAGAATAAATGAGGGGAATTTTGCGTATTCCATTAAATACACATGCCGTTTTATTTCCTGGAAGCGAATTTCGCTCTTCCAAATGCCTTCGTTGAAAGCAAAATAAAGCTTCGATCTTTTTTCAATAGCTTTGCAATGTGTGCTTGCCTACCCGACACCGCTTTAGTGTGAGTTTATAAAATTGCCTTTCAACTGTGTAGTGTTCCATTCAGAACAGTATGTGTAGGTGACTCGCAGACGGAGTGAATTCAAAATAATATTCCATTATGGGAGATAtttgctgttatatatatatatatatatatatatatatatatatattagccaaACTTCAAAAACGTTAGAGACGATGCCTTCAGTGCTGCTACAAAAAGCTTGCATGCCTGGCGAGACAATCCGTGCGCGTTAATTCAATTCCTATCGTGTAGGCTTGCTTAAGTCAGGTACTTTGTTTCATTTTGCGATGTTAATTTACGGCACACATACAAAGGGGAATCATCTACAAAATATATTCATTGTGTTAGCTGCGccattattttgaaaaaaaattacctctggctgatagcacaattctaccATTGAACCAAATTACTCGACGAGGCGGACATGACGTCTACGAGCGATCAGACGCGGATTTGATTAACTGTTTCACTAATTACATTTCTCTCTAGTTTATTTAGAGCACATCTAACAATTTGCGAATTAAGTGCCATCAACTTTGCGGTAAAATTTCCTTTTTAAAAGGACGTTTGGAAGGTATAGTTGGTGCATATATAACTTGGTTTaggatcgcaaaaaaaaaaaagacgcggcaagaaagaaagcgtgaaccgCGGACAAGGGCTACTGTTAACTTTTTTATTCCATAGCGTTTTTATTCCAATACGCGGCCCACGCCTCCGGGCACACGAGAGGCAGTAGGGCGCTGCTGCATCATGGGTCTAAAGCCCTTACATCGGGCGCCCGCTGTGAGAGTACATCGAATAACGAGAAAGTTCACCCTCACTCTCCTACGGCCGCTTCACccgcttgataaatttcaagtgcggcgTTCACCTGTTACGCAGCTGACGTTCAGTTGTAAAGAGGGCTCGTCTGCGTGCTTGCCTCCCTCCCTGCACTGGCGCATAGGAGTGGCAAGCAAAGCGCCAccactttgttggtgtcaacGTCCGTCCTGTCTAATGTTCCGTTTTCCTTTGAGGCGAAATGTAAGGCAATGCGAGTCTCGTTACTAGGCTCACATTGCAGAAACCGTCCGAACCTGCTAGCCGTGCCCGAAAGCattccgccgccgccgtgccaAAGACTACGGCAATACGGCATACCGGAACGCCTACAGTACAAGCAAGGGCTTCTTTTATATGCCGGAAACACGCATGCCTCCCAAGACATTGGATTAAGGGTGGGGTGTGTTGGGTTAGTGGTGGATTGCGTTGGATTGAGGATGCATGGTTGGATTGAAGTGGATTAAGTCGGATTACGGTGAATTATCGTGCATTAACGGCATATTTCACAGATTGGAGTGTATTAAGAGAGAATTAGGTAGGATTGGGGCGAATAGAGATGGTTGACGTTGGATTAAGACTGGATAACGTTAGATCAAGGGCGGACCATGGTGGATTACTTTGGAGTAGATTGCATTGAATTGAGGGCGAATTCCTTTGCAATACGGTGTATTCTGATAGGTTGCGGGGTATTAAGGGTGAATTAGGTTGTAATAGGGCGGATTGAGGTGTACTAGGCTTGATTACGCGCTATTGCACTGTTGCCTTCACATATGGAGACACAGAAGCGTAGGTgtcctctttcttgtgaaaaagtTAGATTTTGAatttgctggaaaaaaaaaactgtactaccaactagcccggcactCTTTCTAGTCTTAAAAAAATGTAAGGGCGATCAATCAGTTCGATGCGAAGAAGATGCGATAACATGCTGTCTTTATTCACTCGTTCATGTATACGAATCTTCATTTGATAATCTTCCCCACATATACCTCACTAAATTCTGATTCCTCATTACTTCCAGCAATCCTTAGTGTCGCGCAGAGAATTCGTCGGGAGGCTATCCCCCGTATTCACAAATGCATcctaacttgaagcccacgcttgacttgatttcAATGACGCCTGCCGGGAACGCACCACAGGAAACGCTATGAGTgtcttgggcgcgttcacaccaggcgtcatttatgtaaagtcaagcatgggcttcaacttaaagTGCATTTCTGAAAGCTGGTTCGCCTATAGACCTGCTGTTTGAGAAATTCGTCGTTTCCTCTAGCGGTTGCTTTTTGGGCGCTCCCAATTTCGTCCTCTTGGGTTGCTTGTTAACTCCTGGTGCAGTAACTATGCAAATCGTTTAATAATGACAAATCGCGCAGTGTCCTGAGATTACTACGAGAGCTCTAGTGCAGTGATTCAGCCTAACGTCACAGCTCTGGCAGCTCCTCTGGCAAGCACGCAGCCCGCGCGTCCACCGTTGTATTTGGTACCATCAAGTGTAGTCGTAGACGCGGGCCTCCTACCAGATTTTTAGGGTATTTTTCCATCTCAAGTATGGCACTGTCCTCTGATTGGTGCGGTCCGCTGAAGGTCACGTCACGTTAATGATATGGCCTTCTCAACGAACAGTAATTTCAAATTCGGCGCCGTCCTCTGATTGGTCAGTCAGGTGACCTTGATATCATCACCCTCGACCAGTGGCAATTGAAAACATGGCGTGGCCTGCTGAGTGGTCTGTTGAGGGTCACGTGACCTTCGCGACGTCACTACTCGTACAATGCGAAAATTGAAATATGGTGTCATCGTCTGATTGGTCCATTGGGGGTCACGTAATTGAAGAAGTCATCGCCCTATTGACCAATCGTAATTTCGAATTCGGCGCTGTCCTCTGATTGGTCCATTGGGGATCACGTTACCGCACTGACGTCATCACTCTCTCGACCAATTCTTATTTCAAATGTGGCGCCGTTTTGTGATTGACCAATTGGGAGTCATGTGATAGAATAATCATCGCCCTCTCGATAAAGAGCACTTTCAAATTTCGGGCCATCCCGTGACTGGCCCATTGCGGACCACATCACTAACATGGCGTCATCACCAGCTCGATAATTGAAATTTGAAATTTGGCGGTGTTCGCGCCACTCAGCGCCTCATCACCTCCTGTTATGTGTGGCCCGGCATCAACGCAGATGTCCGCCGCTGGGCTCGAGAATGTCAACGCTGCCAACGTGCAAAAACGACCCGCCACACCAAGTCACCACTTCAACCCTTCCGTCCGCCTGACTCTCGCTTTGACCACGTTCACATCGACATTGTCGGTCTGCTGCCTTCATCGCGTGGTAAACGATACATCCTCacctgcgtgtgcgtgtgcgtgtgaagtgattttagaaaaggagacggaagagatgagtgtagcgccgtaactgtctctcacaggaggacacctcaacagcactgcacggggaaggggcaatggggagaaaaagatggagagaAAGACATGAGGAACGTGgtaagggcaaaaaaaaaaagaagaaaatgcgagtgcggggctcagagccgcgctctcaagtgcgtcgcattgcagtagtccaGTAGTGCCGAAAGAGCGTGCTTcgcgatggacgagtgggctgcagggaatagcagcgcggtcgccgtatcgcaagtcagtcccagtcgccgatatACTGTACACgagtccgtgcgctccacatcgaaggcagcgcagtgaagtagcaagtggtcgagcgtctcctaatcggcgcagttgctgcacgcggggccgccaattccctgcagcctgtgtgttctagcagccgtcttgtagcagccgacgcgcaggcgaagcaggaaaaaGCGGTCCGTCCGGGAGAAGTCCACGCGGGGGGAGGAGTCCAAGTGACGTACctgcggcgacgcgctggtccgggtgctgcgcacggagcgttcgcagCATGGTTgttttggccacgtcgaagccgctgaccCAGGTGGCAGGGAGAAGCACAGGGAGTTaattattgagggactttagcggggagtgagcctgctttgcgagagcgtcggcggcttcgttcccttgcaggccgatgtgcgcaggaacccattgcaacgccaaatcgccgccctggctgacgagatggcggagctttgagccgacgcgctgcaccaacgGAGGTCCAAGGGaatccttcgccagcatacacagtgccgcgcgcgagtccgaaaggatcgcgtCTGAAGCAACACTGCactgttgaagcaggagatcagctgctaggtcaatagcagcaagctcggccaccgtcgacgacgacacaacacgaaggcggcactgccgtgtagcgcaaatatccggcgccgtgcagcaccggaaccatcactcgccacagagccgtccgtgtaaacgagcagccggccccctaggcgctcgtgcagcagtgcggccgtttcctgctgcatagcacaaacagctgtttggcgcttggacttgacgcctggcaccgcggtgtttacatcgagtagcgcggaggcgtgcggcgataccggcagaGGTAGGAGTTGCGTcgtcgacgcgacgagtgcgctgaactcggtggcacgctggcccatgcctgagccctcgagggtgtggaggcgacaaaggaggcgttgtccctgtggcgaacgttgaaggcgctcgaagtggttcatcgcttgcttcggtgcgcgaagtgagggcggccagtctcccgcttcggcgaaagatgctcctacttgcgagttgcgaggaagcccgtaaagttggcggattacggtgcggtgctccatgtcgatggcgttccaattggtggctctggcgttcgtgaggggaagtgcatagagtgctcgcgttgttgcgaccgagttgtaaactcgaaccgcaagttgcggtgtacagccacgaccacgggcgagcagggagcgtgcggtgccagccaccttcttagaattcttgcagagctgggagacgccgacgttaaagttgacccggcagtcgatgtcaagtccgagatagcgcacttttctctgccacgggagggggcttccgcgcagcgtgagacaaggcaattcgaagcgcgcacgagcacgggggtgtacTAACAACGCCTCAGATTTTGACTCAGAGAGCTGAAGCCCTATGCTGGCGAGGTATTCATCGACGGCGTTGATCGCGACTGCAGGGAAtctcgcacttggaagccgaggTCCGTGGGCCTgcacgcgaacagtgcaatgtcatcggcgtagatcgccacgcggacttcgtgggctgtcatcttggggatgtagtcaggtatttttgccagagccaagttaaaaagaaatgggctgatcacgctgccctggAGATCGCTCCCGCTGGACCCTGTGGTCGTCGGcacggtgctcttccgtccctcggCGCCTGGTGGAGCTTTCCGAGGAACACCGCGCCTCGCACTTGCCGCCGCCGTTTCTTCGCGGCCCGGTGTATCAGCGGCTCGCGTTAACCACAGgtgcaacatcgtggccgccgacaCCCCCACCCAGAAATGCCTGGAGGGGTCGCCCATGCTCACCGAGCGGCACGCGATCCCTGTGACTGCCAGACTACccgccgagcgcggcaagagcaccggctttCTACACGGTCGCCCATGCTCACCGAGCGGCACGCGATCCCTGTGACTGCCAGACTACccgccgagcgcggcaagagcaccggctttCTACACGGTGTGAGCGGGCTGCCTGCAGACACGGACCTACTGGGATCCAACGAGTCCAGCATCCCTGTGCAGTCAGCAACAATGGACAGAAGCACTGTCACCATCCGTTTCGCGTGACCGGTCCCTCCGGAGCACGTTTGCCTCTTCAAGCTCGGATTCAGGGTGAGGACAGCCAGGCCCCGCCCAGTGCAGTGTcgacagtgcggccgcttcggacaCATCTTGGAGTCCTGTCAGTGGccgaccgactgcatctcctgTGGCTAAAGCCGCGCGGCGAACGTCTCCTGCCAGGCCGTAGGCTGCAGAAACTGTGGGGCTCCCACAGGGCGGACACTCCTGCTCGCGCCAAATGGCAGGAAGAATACAAGGTGGCCACAATCATGACTTCCTGCACCTCGCCATTGTAGAGGTGTGCTGTCAGGGCGGCAGTCCGCGAGGAGCGGCTGCCGCAGCAGTCCTCACCTCCGGCGTGGTCTTATGCCAGCGCGATGAAGGGCCCCAGCCCGGCGCCCAGAtctccggtaccagcccctcgtgcctcccGCCGCCACGAGACACAGGACACTGCCGCGCCTCCTGCCCAGACTACCGTCGATCAGCTGGTTGCAAACCTGCTGCTCATCATGGAAGCAGTCAGAACCATGCTGGCAGCTGACCACCCGCTCCGACCCATGCACCAGCAGGAAGTGGGTTGCCATCAGCCAGCGAACCACCATGgctgatcagccaacagcaaggaAGGGTCGCCGCGCCCGAGTATTCTCCAGTGGAACACTAACTCTCTGCGGCAGTGACACGCAGACCTTTCCCTGCATCCCTTGCAGAGCGACTCTGCAGGAGGTGTACGCAATGGCCAAGAACCGGCGACTCCTGGGATACACCGGTTACTCAGGCGCCACCACCTCACGACACGCGGCTGCACGGACGCGCCGTGTCTGGACGATGCCGACCAGCCCGACAAGCCACGGATAGCCATCTACGTTCGGTGCAACCTGGCGCACGCTGTGGTTCCAATGTCCGACGTCGTAGGAGGGCCCGTGGAGTGTTGTGCTGTCACGGTGCGTCTCGGCAGCCAAGACACGACCGTGGCGAGCATATAAATACGACCAGGAAAGCCATGGGACTCCTCTATCCTTGACCAGCTGGTTCTATGCCTCGGAAGGCAGGCAGCCCTatgtggcgatttcaatgcccacGACACAGTCTGGGGAAGTCGCCGCTGCTCCAGCCGAGGCCGAAGCCTCCGCGACGCCATCAGCAGAGCCGGAATGGTGATCTTGAACAGCGGAGGACCCACCTATATCCGCCGAGGGGTGAACTGAGCCATCGATCTCCCTCACCACAGAACAACGCTCCTACTCCTGGGACACAACTACGGTCACTTGGGGTTCGGACCACTTCCCCATTGTGAACACCTCTGTACACGGAAGGAAGCCAAAGACCAGAACTTTCCACGTCATGGACTGGTCTCTGTTTAGGAAGCACTGCAGTGAGGCGGCCGATGGCTGTGACTTTCAAGATGCCATCGCGGAGTGCGCCCAGGCGGCGACCGTTCAGCGCTCTGCGCCACCGGAAACCCCTACCCCGGATCTCCGCCTACTCAATCTCCGTGCCTCCAGGCGCCGCACGGAGCGCAGAGCAATTCGGGCAAGGAAGGTAGAACACTGGACTGAATACAGACGAGTGGACGCCTGCTGTAGAAGACAGGCCCGGCGCAGGAGGAACCAGAGCTGGGTGAGCCTCTGCTCCAGCATCAAGTACCGTTCAAGGACACCCCTAGCCTGGCCACTACTCAAGTCACTCACCGGCAAGAGGACGAGCCGTCAACCCGTCCTCGCTGTG
Proteins encoded in this region:
- the LOC142563071 gene encoding uncharacterized protein LOC142563071; the encoded protein is MFPQNRWHGVSQSTYAPSVMASQGKLYTLCGFTEELDWRPLHFVEPVPANRVCGACGVLPRKTVFLPCRDVLCKSCYELCLLNDRHACLLDGDQFLPEEAEWRDFPLENLLRRKIKCWNEERGCDVVLLASELNKHFCNDCEHHATSCPKCSKLVLRSKVSAHLQSKCQDYAVSPTSDAVEKSHSDEKAMIMALNASLDVRGVEIKDSLDEVIRDHIVQNDRLNEISHCINTVKEALLQRPSGNSTLDHLTSQCTVTLSSVREVEERLIDHSGETRVLSGTLTDSIKDLKEVLQDTARTFSINGAGSVAGIGGSKDPKKKGQGTLNKELALHTINIKRYEFLVKGYEAMKNSAYSVGYHICWEEKIYISGYLVSPGLHFRKEGDHVLLHPCIKLHKGAIDEFLRWPFSQNIRVTVKHPSQSKKCQKEWINGGEIEFFGRPGEAANTHCENRSISFSLNDLEREGYVTEDKLHVVWELLPKPVAE